Proteins encoded together in one Anaerotignum propionicum DSM 1682 window:
- a CDS encoding DUF1540 domain-containing protein — translation MEKCNECIKCTVEKCRHHHNAKNYCTLDAIQVGTHEGNPTMDQCTDCQSFVVK, via the coding sequence ATGGAAAAATGTAATGAATGTATTAAATGTACTGTAGAAAAATGTAGACATCACCACAACGCAAAAAATTACTGTACACTTGACGCAATTCAGGTTGGTACACACGAAGGAAATCCTACAATGGATCAGTGTACAGACTGTCAATCCTTCGTAGTAAAATAA
- a CDS encoding histidine phosphatase family protein has product MKLYLIRHGETDWNLRNMFYGWTDCDINQEGINQAHKLKNFFNTVTYDKIYSSDLRRAAHTAEIIARDKMIPVRKNNCFRELFFGDWEDKEGSYIKENHREELNRWIKEWKTSSLPGGEAFLDFYDRVTVGLTGVIKENKGKNIIIVSHNGPMSAMLCHLTGAGPDGFWRFFSEQGCYSSVLVSDAKTTIEKINCPVK; this is encoded by the coding sequence ATGAAGCTTTATCTTATCAGACATGGAGAAACGGATTGGAATTTGCGCAACATGTTTTATGGCTGGACAGATTGCGATATTAACCAAGAAGGAATTAATCAAGCACATAAATTGAAAAATTTTTTTAATACTGTTACTTATGACAAAATATATTCCAGTGATTTGCGTCGCGCTGCCCATACGGCTGAAATTATTGCTAGGGACAAAATGATTCCTGTGCGGAAAAATAATTGCTTTAGGGAACTGTTTTTTGGAGATTGGGAGGACAAAGAAGGCTCCTACATAAAAGAAAACCATAGAGAGGAACTGAATCGTTGGATTAAGGAATGGAAAACATCATCTCTTCCCGGCGGAGAGGCTTTTTTAGATTTTTATGACCGAGTGACAGTGGGACTAACCGGGGTTATAAAAGAAAATAAAGGTAAAAACATCATTATTGTCTCCCACAACGGCCCCATGAGTGCTATGCTTTGCCATTTGACAGGAGCAGGCCCAGACGGTTTTTGGAGATTCTTTTCAGAACAAGGCTGTTATAGTTCCGTATTGGTTTCGGATGCAAAAACAACCATAGAAAAAATAAATTGCCCCGTAAAATAA